From the Anaeromyxobacter dehalogenans 2CP-1 genome, the window TACCACCCCGACGTGCGCGTCTGGGAGGTGAAGGACGGCAAGGGCCGGCACGTGGGCCGCTGGTACTTCGACCCGTACGCGCGCGACGGGAAGCGCTCGGGCGCGTGGATGAACGCGTACCGCGCGCAGGAGCGGTTCGACGGCGAGATCCCGACCATCGTCTCGAACAACGCGAACTTCGTGAAGGGGAAGCCGGGCGAGCCGGTGCTGGTGAGCTGGACCGACGCCGAGACCCTGTTCCACGAGTTCGGGCACGCGCTGCACGGCCTCGCCTCCAGCGTCGGGTACCCGTCGCTCTCCGGCACCGCGGTGGCGCGCGACTACGTGGAGTTCCCGTCGCAGCTCCTGGAGCGCTGGCTCGAGACGCCGGAGGTGCTGGACCGCTTCGCGCGCCACGTGAAGACCGGCAAGCCGCTGCCGCGGGCGCTGGTGGCGAAGATCCAGAAGGCGTCCACCTTCAACCAGGGCTTCGGGACGGTGGAGTACCTCTCGGCCGCGCTGGTGGATCTGAAGATGCACCTCGCCGGCTCGACCGAGATCGACCCCGCCGCGTTCGAGAAGGACACGCTCGCCGCGCTGGGCATGCCGCGCGAGGTGGTGATGCGCCACCGGCCGCCGCACTTCCTCCACGTGTTCTCCGGCGACGGCTACTCCGCCGGCTACTACAGCTACCTCTGGGCCGACACCCTCAGCACCGACGCGTACGAGGCGTTCACCGAGGCGAAGGGACCCTACGATCGGGCGGTCGCCGCCCGCCTGCGCGAGCACGTGTTCTCCGCCGGGAACACCGTCGACCCCGCCGACGCGTACCGCGCGTTCCGCGGGCGCGACCCCGGCATCGGCGCGCTCATGCGCAAGCGCGGCTTCCCGGTGCCGGCGGCGGAGCCGGGCGCGGCGCCGCGGTAAGCGCGCGCGGCACGCGATCCGCGATCCGGTCCCGGGATCGCGGATCGCGCCGACCAGGCCCTGCGCCCGGCGGCGTCCCGGCTACGGCCCGGGCGCGGCGGGGCGCGCCGGCAGGACCAGCTCCGCGGCGGTGCCGCCGTCCGGCCGGGGCGCGAGCGCGAGGTCACCGCCGTGCTGGCGGGCGATGGCCCGCGCCACGGTGAGGCCCAGGCCGGAGCCCTTCGCCTTGCTGGTCACGCCGGGGTGGAACACGGCGTCGCCGAGCGCGGGGTCCACCCCTGCGCCGCGATCGAGCACGCGCACGCGCGCGCCGCCGTCCGCGGCGGGCGCGACCTCGAGCACCACCTCGCCGCCCGGCGCGCTCGCCTCCACCGCGTTCTGGACCAGGTTGATGAGCACCTGCTTCAGCTTGCGGCGATCGCCGCGGACGGACGCGCCGTCGCCTTCCACCGACAGCTCCAGCCCGCGCTCCGAGGCGACGCCCTCGTGCAGCGCCGCGACCTCCTGGCAGAGCGCGGCGAGGTCGCACGCGTCCACCGAGAGCGGCACGAGCGGGCGCGAGAAGTTGAGGAAGTCCTCCAGCACCGACTGCATCCGGTCCACCTCGTGGCGGAGGACCTCGAGCCGCTCGGCGCCCTTGCCGTCCGGGAGCTGCTGCCTCAGCAGCCCCGCGAGCGCCTTCACGCTGGCGAGCGGGTTCTTCAGCTCGTGCGCGATCTCGCCGGACAGCTCGACCAGCTCGGCGGCGCGCTCCTGGTGCGCGCGCAGCGCGTCCTCCTGGGCGGCGAGCTGGCGCCGGAGGACGGCCTGGTACGCGTGGCGCAGCCCGTTCCCGAGCGCGTGCACGCCGGCCAGCATGAGGCAGAGCAGCGCCGCGTCGGCCCACAGGTACGCGGTGCCGGCGCCCACGCGCGCGCCGCCGCCGAACGCCGCCAGGTTGAGATCCGGGATGGCGCCGCTCGCCCCCAGGGCCGCCAGCGTCAGCACCCCCGAGATCTGCATGGCAGGGATGAGCCAGCGCACCGGCCCTTCCACCAGCATCGCCGGGATCACCGCCAGCACCAGCGCGGCCGGAAGGAACGGGCTGTCGATGCCGCCGGTCGCGAACGAGACCACCACCTGCCCGAACGTCGCGAGCAGCACGTTGCGGTTCACCGACCGCTGACCCGCCCCGCCCGCCCGGAACGCGAGCAGCTCCCGGACGAAGAAGATCGACACCGCCACCAGCGCCGCGAGCAGCACCGCGCGCCGCCAGGGGGACGGATCGATCCAGACCACCCATCCCACCAGCAACAGCACCGGCAGCAGCACCCACAGCCGGAAGGTGAGCAGCCGCCCGAACAGCCTGGAGAACTCCTCCCGCTGGATGCGCTCCGGCAGCGGCGGGCCGGAGCCCACCCGCCGCCGCGCCAGGGTCGCCGCCGCGCGCATGGCCGCCCCCGGCGCTACAGGTCCCGCCCCAGCGCGCGCCCGAGCGCGAGCCGCGCCTGCGCGAGCCGCGCGCGCGCGTCGGCGAGGCCGATCTCGGCCAGGTACTGGCGGTCGTTCGCGTCGATCACGTCGAGGCTCGACGCGATCCCCGCCTCGAAGGACCGGCGCGCCGACGCGGCCGTCTCGCCGGCCAGCCGCGACTGCGTGTCGGCCAGGCGGAGCCGCTCGCGCGCCACGCGCAGGTCGCGCCGGCCGTCCTCCACCTCCTGGCGCACCGCCAGCCGCTGCGCCTCCGCGCCGGCGCGCGCGCCGGCGGCCTGGGCCTCCGCCTGGCGGCGCTTCCCGTACCGGAAGCCGCCGTCGTAGAGCTGCCAGGTGAGGTCGAGCGTCACCCGCCAGCCGTCCTTCTCGCCGGAGACGTAGGGGGTGTCCGCCGCGAACGCGGACCCGGAGGCGGAGAGCTGCGGGGCGAGGCGCGCCCAGGCGGAGCGGACGCCGGACTCGGCCGCCGCCACCCGCGCGTCCTGCGCGGCGATCTCCGGCCGGTGCTCGAGCGCCTCGCCCGCCAGCGCCTCGGCCGGAACGTCGAGCTCCGGCGCGGGCGCCGTGGTGCCGTCCGGCACCACCACCCGGACCGGATCCCTCCGCCCGAGCAGGATCCCGAGCGCCAGCCGCGCCCGCTCCAGGCCGGCGCGCGCGGACACCAGGTCGCTCTCGCGCCGGACCTGCTCCGTGCGCGACTTCAGCACGTCGAGCGGCGCCGCGGTCCCGGCGGCCACGCGGCGCTCCGCGCTCCGCACCAGCTCGGCCGCGCTCTCGACGGCGCGCTCGGAGGCGGCCACCACCTCCTCCGCCGAGGCGGCACCGTGCGCCGACTGCGCCAGGCCGGTGCGGAGCGTGCGCCGGGTGGCCTCGGCGCCGAGATCCTCGGCGCGGGCCGCGTCGCGCGCGGCGGCGAGGTCGAACCAGGCGGTGGGGACGAGCAGCGGGACGCGCGCGGTGGCGGTCACGCTCAGCGACTCGTCCGGCTGGATGACGCGCTCGGGGCCGCCCGGGAGCGCCAGCGTGACGCCCTCGCTGTTCCTCAGATAGGTGCCCTGGGCGGTGAGCGTGGGGAGGAGCGCGGCGGCGGACTGACGCACGAGCGCGCCCGCCTCGTCGGCGCGGCTGCGCGCCTGCGCCAGGGTCAGGCTCTGCGCGTCGAGCTCGCGGAGGGCGGCCTCGAGCGTCAGCTCGGCGACGGCGGCGTCGGGCGGCGCGGCCGGCGAGGCGGCGGGCGCCGCCGGGGTACCGCCCGGCGTGGCGAGGAGGAGCGCGAGGAGGATCGGCGTGTTCACGGTGCGTTCTCCGGGGCGGCGCGGGGGGGACGGCGCCGCCGGGCGCGGAGGAGAGCAAGGACGGTGCCGGCGCGCGGGATCGCGCCGCGGCGGCGGTTTCGGCGCGCGGCCCGGGTGCGCGCGTTCGGATTCCCGTACGCCGCGTCGGTTCTCCTACGCCGGAGGGTCGACACGCCGGGCGCAACGCCGCGTCCCCGCGGCGCGCCGGGCACCGGCGCACGGCGGCACGCGTCTTGCGACGCGACCGGGCGCAGCCCGCGGAATCCACCGCGGAGGGAGCAGACATGAGACGAGTCGTCGCGGTCCTGGTGGTGCTCACGCTCGTGCTGGCCAGCCTCATCGGCTACCGCCTGTGGAGCCAGGCGCGCGCCCTGTCGGCGCCGGCGGGCGGCTCGGGCGAGATCGAGGGGACCGTGGTCGAGCTCTCCTCGCGCGTGGGCGCGCGCATCCTCGAGCTGAAGGTGCGCGAGGGCCAGCGAGTGAAGGCGGGCGACCTGCTGGTCCGCCTCGACTGCGCCGATCCCGCCGCGGCGCTCGCCGAGGCGGAGGCGCGCCTCGCCGCCGCGCGGGCGCAGGCGGCGGCCGCGATGGCGCAGGTGAAGGCGTCCGAGCGCGCGCGGGTGGCGGCGGGCGCGACGCAGGAGGCGGCGAAGGCGCAGGCGGCCGCGCTGGCGGCGCAGGCCGAGGCCGCCGAGCGGCAGGCGCGGCGGCTCACGAACCTGCCCGAGGACGTGGCCGCGTCGAGCATCGACCTCACCCAGGCGAGCGCGGCGCAGCTCTCGCAGCAGACGCTCGCCGCGAGGGCGCAGGCCACCGCCAGCGCCGAGCAGGCGCGCGCCGCGGCGGTCAACACCACCGCCACCGCGTCGCAGGCGCAGGCCGCGCTGGCGCAGGTGCGGGCGGCGGAGGCGTCGGTGGAGCGCGCCCGGATCCTCGCGGGGGAGTGCGAGCTCCGCGCGCCGCGCGACGCCGAGGTGCAGACGCTGCCGCACGAGGCCGGCGAGCTGGTGCCGCCGGGCGCGGTGCTGGCGCGCCTCGTGGACCTCTCGGAGGTGACCGCCACCTTCTACCTGCCCAACGCCGAGATCGGCGCGGTGAGGCCGGGGCAGAAGGCGGAGGTGGCGGCGGACGCGTGGCCGGGCGAGCGGTTCCAGGCGACGGTGCGCACGGTCTCGCTGGAGGCCGAGTTCACCCCGAGGAACATCCAGACCCGCACCGACCGCGACCGGCTCGTCTACCCGGTGGAGGTGGTGGTGGTGAACCGGGACGCGAAGCTGCGGGCCGGGATGCCGGTGCAGGTGACGCTGCCCGGGACGGGGCGCTGAGGCGCGCGCCATGACGCACGAGCCCACCCCCTCCCCCGGCGCCGGCCCCGCGGTGGTCGCGCGCGCGATGGTCCGGCGCTTCGGCGCCACCGTCGCGCTCGACGGCCTGTCCTTCGAGCTCGCGCGCGGCGAGCTGCTGGGCCTGGTCGGCCCCGACGGCGCCGGCAAGACCACCGCCATCCGCGCGCTGGCCGGCCTGCTCGCGCTGGACGGCGGCGAGGCGCGGGTGCTGGGCGCGGACCCGCTCTCCGGCGCGAACCGCGAGCGGCTCGGGCTCATGCCGCAGCAGTACTCGCTCTACCGGGACCTCACCGTGGAGGAGAACCTGCACTTCTTCGCCCGGCTCTACGTGCTGCCGCGGGCGGTCTACCGCGAGCGCAAGGAGCGGCTCCTCGCCATCACCCGCCTCGACCGGTTCACCGACCGCCGCGCCGACGCGCTCTCCGGCGGCATGTACAAGAAGCTCGCGCTCGCCTGCGCGCTGCTGCACGAGCCCGAGGTGCTGCTCCTCGACGAGCCGACGAACGGCGTGGACCCGGTCTCGCGCCGCGAGCTGTGGGCGCTGCTCCACGAGTTCGTGCACGGCGGCATGACGGTGCTCGTGTCCACCCCGTACATGGACGAGGCGGAGCGCTGCAGCCGCGTGGCGCTGGTACACCGGGGCCGGGCCCTGCTCGACGGGGAGCCGGGCGCGCTCATCGCCCGCTTCGAGGACGAGGCGTACGAGGTGCACGGCGGCGATCGCGAGCGGCTCGACGCGGCGCTCGCGGCGCACCCGGCCGTGCTGGCTGCCTCGCCGGCCGGGGCGCGGCTCAAGGTGGTGGTCGCCCGCGGCGCGCGGGACGAGGTGGCGCGGGCCATCGCGCCGCTCGGCGCCGAGCTGGAGCCCACCCACCCCGACTTCGAGGACCTGTTCCTGGCCCGCATCCGGGAGGCGGCGTGACCCCGGCCGCGAGCGCCGCCGCGCCGGCGATCGAGGCGCGCGAGCTGACGCGCCGCTTCGGCGCGTTCCTGGCGGTGGACCGCGTCAGCTTCGAGGTCGAGCGCGGCGAGATCTTCGGCTACCTGGGCGCGAACGGCGCGGGGAAGTCCACCACCATCCGCATGCTCACCGGGCTGCTCGCGCCCACCTCCGGCACCGGCCGCGTGGCCGGCCACGACCTCGCCACCGACCCCGAGGCGGTGAAGGCCTCCATCGGCTACATGTCGCAGAAGTTCTCGCTCTACCTCGACCTCCCCGTGCGCGAGAACCTGATCTTCTTCGGCGGCGCCTACGGGCTCTGGGGCAAGGCGCTGGAGCGGCGCGCCGACGAGGTGCTGGCGCTCGCCGACCTGCGCGACGCGGGCGACGTCATCACCGGCGATCTGCCCGGCGGCGTCCGCCAGCGGCTCGCGCTCGCCAGCGCCATCCTGCAGCGGCCGCAGGTGGTGTTCCTCGACGAGCCCACCGCCGGCGTGGACCCGGTGGCCCGCCGCACGTTCTGGCGCGTCATCCGCGACCTGGCTCGCGAGGGGACCACCGTGTTCGTCACCACGCACTACCTCGACGAGGCCGAGTACTGCCGGCGCATCGGCCTGATGGTGGACGGCAAGCTGGTGGCGCTCGACACGCCGGCCGGCCTGAAGGCGCGCTGGGTGCCGGAGCGGCTGCTCGTGGCGCGCGGCCGGGACCTGGCGCGCGCGGTCGAGCGAGCGCGCGGCCTGCCCGGCGTGAGGAACGTGATGCGCTTCGGCGCGGCGCTGCACCTGCGCGTCGAGCCGGGCGCGCTGTCCGAGCAGGACGCGGCGGCGGCGCTGCGGGCCGGGGGCGCCTCGGACGTGGTGGTCGAGCGCGCCGAGCCGAGCCTCGAGGACGTGTTCCTGGCGGTGGTCGGCGCCGGCGGGCGCGGCGAGGAGGGCTCGCCGTGACGGGGCCCCGGGAGCGGACGCGCCGCTCGCTGGTGCGCATCGGCGCCATGGCGCAGAAGGAGACCATCCATGTCCTGCGCGACCCGCGCACGCTGTACCTCGCGCTGGTCATGCCGCTGGTGATGCTGTTCCTGTTCGGCTACGGCGTGACCACCGACCTGGAGCGGATCCCGCTGGCGGTGGCGGACGCGGACCGGAGCGAGGCGTCGCGCGAGCTGGTCCGGGCGCTCACCGAGAGCGGCGAGCTGGCGCTGGCGGGCGAGGTCGCGCCCCGGGACGCGGACCGGCTGTTCCGCCGGGGCGAGGCGGCGGCGGTGCTGGTGATCCCGGAGGACTACGAGGAGCGGCTGGCCCGCCGCGAGACGGTGGAGCTGCAGCTCCTGGCCGACGCGTCCGACGTCAGCTCGGCGAACCAGCTCCTCTCCAAGGCCGACGCGCTGGTGCGCGCCGAGTCGCGCCGGCGCTCCGCCGCCCTCGCGGCGCCGGCCGCGCCGCCGCTCTCGGTGAAGGTCCGGACGCTCTACAACCCCGCCGCGCGATCGGCGCTGTTCCTGGTGCCGGGGCTCGCCGCGTACATCCTGGCGATCACCGCGATCCTGCTCACCACGCTCACCGTGGCCGGCGAGTGGGAGCGCGGCTCGATGGAGCAGCTCTTCGCCTCGCCGGTGGGCCGGCTGGAGATCGTGCTCGGCAAGCTCCTGCCCTACCTCGTGCTGGCGATGCTCGAGCTGCTGGTGGTGATCGCGTTCGGGGCGGCGGTGTTCGACGTGCCGGTGATGGGCAAGCCGCCGCTCCTCATCGCCATGGGGTTCTTCTTCGTGGTGGGGATGCTCGGCCAGGGGCTGCTCGTGTCGGTCCTCACCAAGAACCAGCTCCTCGCCACGCAGGTGGGGCTCATCTCCGCCCTGCTGCCGTCCCTGCTCCTCTCCGGCATGGTGTTCCCCATCGAGAACATGCCCGTGGCGCTGCAGCTCCTCTCCCGCCTGATCCCGGCCCGCTACATGGTGCACGCGCTCCGCGAGATCCTGCTGAAGGGGAACGGCCTCGACGTGCTCTGGCCCGACCTGCTCGCGGTGGTGGCGTTCGCGCTCCTCGTGATCGCGCTCTCCACCGCGCGCTTCAAGCGGAGGCTCGCGTGACCCCCCGACGCCCCAGGCCCTCGGCGCGCGTGCAGTTCCTGGCGGTGTTCCGCAAGGAGGTCCGCCAGACGGCGCGCGACAAGCGCATGATGGCGGTGCTGGTGATCGCGCCGCTGCTGCAGACGGTGGTGTTCGGGTTCGCGGCGAACTTCGACGTGGACCGGGTGCGCACGGTGGTGCTCGACCGCGACCGCACCGACGTGTCTCGCGAGCACGCGCGGCGCCTGCTCGCCGACGGGACGCTGATCCGCGCCGGCGACACCGCCTCGGCGGTCGAGGCCGAGCTGCGGGTGCACCGGGGCGAGGCCGCCGCGGCGGTGATGTTCCCGGAGCGGCTCGCCGCCGACCTGGCCGCCGGCCGGCCGGCGGAGGTGCAGGTGCTCATCGACGGCGCCGACCCGAACCGCTCCACGGTGGCCGCCGACGCGGTGGCGCGCTACTTCGGCGGCGTGGGCGAGCGCCTGGCGCGGGAGGCGCTCGCCGCGCGCGGCGCCACGCCGCCCGGCCAGCTCGCGCTCGTGCCGCGGCTCTTCTACAACCCCGGGCTCGACTCCCCGCCCTACATGGTCCCCGGCATCGCGGCGCTGCTTCTGGTGGTGGTGACCACGATCGTGAGCGCGATGGGGCTCGCGCGCGAGCGCGAGATGGGCACGCTGGAGCAGGTGCTGGTCACGCCCATCCGGCCCGCCGTGCTGCTCGCCGGCAAGATCGCGCCGTACGTGATCATCGGGTTCGTGAACCTGGCGCTGCTGGTGGGGGTCGCCAGCCTGATCTTCGGGGTGCCCATCCGCGGACCGCTCCCGGTCCTGGCGCTCGGCACGCTCCTCTACCTGCTCACCACCCTCGGCGTGGGGCTGTTCATCTCGACCATCTCGAAGAACCAGCAGCAGTCGTTCCTGGGCGGCTTCCTGTTCCTGGTCCCGGCGCTGCTGCTGTCCGGCGTCATGACGCCGGTGGCCGCGATGCCCGGCTGGCTCCGGGCCATCACCTTCGTGAACCCGGTGCGCCACTTCGCCACCGTGATGCGCGGCTCGCTGCTGCGGGGCGCCGGCCTGGCCGACCTGGCGATCCCCCTCACGGCGCTCGCGGTCATCGGCTCGGCCATCTTCGTCCTCTCCGCGCTCCGCTTCCGCAAGACCCTGAGCTGACCCGGGGCGGCGGCCCGGCCTACCGCGCGGGGTGCGACCCGACTTCCGCTGACCGGGGGCGGGGCGAGGCGCAGTATGACGATCCGGCGGCGCGCCATGTCCGAGCGGATCCTCGTCCTCAACGCCGGGTCGTCCTCGATCAAGTTCGCGCTGTTCGCCGGGCAGGCGGACGGCGCGCTCGCCGCCGAGCTCCGCGGCAAGGTCGAGCGCCTCGGCGGCGACGGCGCGCCACACCTCCTCGCGCGCGGGCCGGACGGCGAGCCGGCGGCCGAGCGCACCTGGCCGGCGAACGCGTACGTGGATCACGCGGCCGCCCTGGGGGCGGTGCTCGAGCTGGTGCGCGCGGCGCCCGGGGGGCGGACGCTCGACGGGGTGGGCCACCGGGTGGTGCACGGCGGCACGGTGTTCGACGGGCCGGCGCTCCTCACCGGCGAGGTGCTCGCGCGCCTCCAGACGTTCGTCCCGCTCGCGCCGTTGCACCAGCCGCACAACCTCGCGCCGATCCGCGCCGTGCGCGAGCTGCTTCCCGGCGTGCCGCAGGTGGCCTGCTTCGACACCGCGTTCCACCGCACCGCGCCGCCGCTGTTCGAGCGGTTCGCCATCCCGGAGGAGCTGCACGAGGCCGGCCTGCGCCGGTACGGCTTCCACGGGCTCTCCTACCAGCACGTGGCCGAGGCGCTCCCGGCGCTCGCCCCCCGGGCCGCGGCCGGACGCACCGTCGCGCTGCACCTCGGGAACGGCGCGAGCCTGTGCGCGCTGCAGGGCGGTCGCAGCCTGGGCGCCACCATGGGCTTCAGCGTGCTCGACGGCCTGGTGATGGGCACGCGCTGCGGCTCCATCGACCCCGGCGCGCTGCTGTGGCTCTCGGCCGAGCGCGGGATGCGGGCGCGCGAGATCGAGGCGCTGCTGTACGACCGCTCCGGCCTGCTGGGCGTCTCCGGCGTCTCGGCCGACATGCGCACGCTGCTCGCCTCGGCAGACCCGCGCGCGGCCCTGGCGGTGGACCTGTTCGTGGACCGGATCCGGCGCGAGCTGGGCGCCGCCGCGGCCGCGCTGGGCGGCCTCGACGCGCTCGTGTTCACCGGCGGCATCGGCGAGAACGCGCCGGAGATCCGCGCGCGGGTCTGCCGCGACGCGGGCTGGCTGGGCGTGGAGCTCGACCCGGGCGCGAACGCGGCCGGGGGCCCGCGCGTCTCGGTCGCCGGCAGCCGCGCCTCGGCCTGGGTGGTCCCGGCCGACGAGGAGCTCACCATCGCGCGCCAGGCCCGGGCGCTGCTCGAGCGCGCGCGGCCGCGCGCCAGGGAGGGAAGCCACGTGACCTCGAACCCCGCCGTCGCGACGGGCGCCGCCGCGCTGTCCGCGTACGGCCCCGCCCGCGCCACCGTCTCCGAGCGGCCGCTCGCGCCCGAGGAGGTCCACCGCCTCGACGCGTTCTGGCGCGCCTGCAACTACCTCGCGGCCGGGATGATCTACCTGCGCGACAACCCGCTGCTGCGCGAGCCGCTGCGCCCCGAGCACGTGAAGAACCGCCTGCTCGGGCACTGGGGCGCGAGCCCGGCGCTGTCGTTCGTGTACGCGCACCTGAACCGGCTCATCCGGCTGCGCGGCGCCGAGGTGCTGTTCATGGCGGGCCCGGGGCACGGCGCGCCCGGCGTGCTCGGCCCCGTCTACCTGGAGGGCACCTACTCCGAGGTCTACCCGGACCGCAGCCTGGACGAGGAGGGGCTGCGCCGGTTTTTCCGCCAGTTCTCCTTCCCCGGCGGCGTCGGGAGCCACTGCACGCCCGAGACGCCGGGCTCGATCCACGAGGGCGGGGAGCTGGGCTACGTGCTCTCGCACGCCTGCGGGGCGGCGTTCGACAACCCGGACCTGGTCGTCGCCGCGGTGGTGGGCGACGGCGAGGCGGAGACCGGGCCGCTCGCGACGTCCTGGCACGTGAGCAAGTTCCTGAACCCGATCCGCGACGGCGCGGTGCTGCCGATCCTGTCGCTCAACGGCTACAAGATCGACAACCCCACCCTGCTCGCCCGCATCGGGCACGACGAGCTGGAGGCGCTGCTGCGCGGCGCCGGCTGGACGCCGTTCTTCGTGGAAGGATCCGAGCCGGAGTCGATGCACCAGGCCATGGCCGCCACGCTCGACCGGTGCGTCGAGCTGATCCGGGGCGCGCAGCTCGAGGCCCGGCGCACCGGGGTCCCCGCCCGCCCGCGCTGGCCCGCCATCGTGCTCCGCACGCCCAAGGGCTGGACCGCGCCGGCCGAGCTGGACGGCCACCGGCTGGAGGGCTCGTGGCGCGCGCACCAGGTCCCCATCCCGCGCGTGAAGGACGACCCGGCGCGCCTGGCGCTGCTGGAGCGCTGGCTGCGCAGCTACCGGCCCGAGGAGCTCTTCGACGCCTCCGGCGCGCCCGCGCCGCGGGTGCGGGAGGCCGCGCCGCGCGGCGAGCGCCGCATGGGCGCCAGCCCGCACGCGAACGGCGGGGTGCTGAAGAAGGCGCTCCTGCTCCCGGACTTCCGCGAGTACGCGGTGCCGGTGCCCGCGCCCGGCGAGTCGCGGGCGGAGAACACGCGCCCGCTGGGCGCGTTCCTGCGCGACGTGATGCGCGAGAACCCGACCCGCTTCCGGTTGTTCGGACCGGACGAGACCAGCTCCAACCGGCTCGACGCCGTCTACGAGGCGTCGCGGAAGCTCTGGCTCGCCGAGCGCTTCCCGGAGGACGAGGACGGCGGGCGGCTCGCGCCGGACGGGCGGGTGGTGGAGATGCTCTCCGAGCACACGCTGGAGGGGATGCTGGAGGGCTACCTGCTCACCGGCCGCCACGGCCTGCTCTCCACCTACGAGGCGTTCGTCCACATCATCGACTCGATGTTCAACCAGCACGCGAAGTGGCTGTCCATCTGCAACCAGCTCTCCTGGCGCGAGGAGATCGCCTCGCTCAACCTGCTCGTCACCTCCACGGTGTGGCGGCAGGACCACAACGGCTTCACCCACCAGGACCCGGGCTTCCTCGACGTGGTGGTGAACAAGAGCGCCGCGGTGACCCGCATCTACCTGCCGCCCGACGCGAACTGCCTGCTCTCGGTGGCCGACCACTGCCTGCGCAGCGAGAACTACGTGAACGTGATCGTGGCCGACAAGCAGGCGCACCTGCAGTACCTGCCCATGGACGCGGCCATCACCCATTGCGCCAAGGGGCTCGGGATCTGGGACTGGGCCAGCAGCGACGAGGGCGCCGAGCCGGACGTGGTGATGGCCTGCGCCGGCGACGTCGCCACGCTCGAGGCGCTGGCGGCCACGGCGCTGCTGCGCGAGGCGTTCCCGGACGTCAAGCTGCGCTTCGTCAACGTGGTGGACCTGTTCACGCTGCAGCCGGACACCGAGCACCCGCACGGCCTCCCCGACCGCGACTTCGACTCGCTGTTCACGACCGACCGGCCCATCATCTTCAACTTCCACGGCTACCCGTGGCTGATCCACCGGCTCGCCTACCGCCAACGGAACCACCCGAACCTGCACGTGCGCGGCTACAAGGAGAAGGGCAGCATCGACACGCCGCTCGAGCTCGCCATCGACAACCAGATCGACCGGTTCAGCCTGGCCATGGACGTCATCGACCGCGTCCCGCGGCTCCGCGCCACCGGCGCGCACGCCAAGGAGCGGCTGCGCAACCGGCAGCTCACCGCGCGCATGTACGCGCACGAGCACGGGGTGGACGCGCCGGAGGACGCGGGCTGGACCTGGCCCGGCGGGCGGCTGGGGGCGCGTTGACGCCGGCGCCGGGCCGCGGGCGCTCGACCTCGGCGATCAGGGGAAGGCGTACTCGCGCTCGACGCGGCACACTCGGACGCGGTACGCGCGGTACCACCGCTCCCGCCCGGCCCGCTGCGCTGCGCGGTGGTCCGCCAGCTCCCGCCAGCGCCGGATGGCGTCCTCGTCGCGCCAGTACGCGACGGTGATGCCGAGGCCGTCGGCGCCACGGGCGCTCTCCACGCCGAGGAAGCCCGGCTGCACGCGCGCGAGCGCCTCCATCTCCTCGGCGGTCTGGGCGTAGCCCTGATCACCGTCGGTGCGGAGGGAGGTGAAGACGACGGCGTAGGCACCGGGGCCGGCCGGCGGGGCGATGCCCCCGGCCGGCGCGGCGCGGGATGGATCGCGCTCGAACATGGGCGGCACTCATACCCGTCCGCCGCAGGCGCCGGAACGGCCCTGGCGGGCTACGTGCCCGCCGCGTCCACCTCGGAGCCCTCGGGCGCCGGGAGTGCCTCCGCCTCCGCCGCGGGCGAGCGCCGGGCCAGAGCACCAGCGCGCCGAGGACGCCGGCGAGCATCGACGCGGCGAAGATCGCGATCTTCGCCG encodes:
- a CDS encoding ABC transporter ATP-binding protein, translated to MTHEPTPSPGAGPAVVARAMVRRFGATVALDGLSFELARGELLGLVGPDGAGKTTAIRALAGLLALDGGEARVLGADPLSGANRERLGLMPQQYSLYRDLTVEENLHFFARLYVLPRAVYRERKERLLAITRLDRFTDRRADALSGGMYKKLALACALLHEPEVLLLDEPTNGVDPVSRRELWALLHEFVHGGMTVLVSTPYMDEAERCSRVALVHRGRALLDGEPGALIARFEDEAYEVHGGDRERLDAALAAHPAVLAASPAGARLKVVVARGARDEVARAIAPLGAELEPTHPDFEDLFLARIREAA
- a CDS encoding ABC transporter permease, with product MTGPRERTRRSLVRIGAMAQKETIHVLRDPRTLYLALVMPLVMLFLFGYGVTTDLERIPLAVADADRSEASRELVRALTESGELALAGEVAPRDADRLFRRGEAAAVLVIPEDYEERLARRETVELQLLADASDVSSANQLLSKADALVRAESRRRSAALAAPAAPPLSVKVRTLYNPAARSALFLVPGLAAYILAITAILLTTLTVAGEWERGSMEQLFASPVGRLEIVLGKLLPYLVLAMLELLVVIAFGAAVFDVPVMGKPPLLIAMGFFFVVGMLGQGLLVSVLTKNQLLATQVGLISALLPSLLLSGMVFPIENMPVALQLLSRLIPARYMVHALREILLKGNGLDVLWPDLLAVVAFALLVIALSTARFKRRLA
- a CDS encoding TolC family protein; amino-acid sequence: MNTPILLALLLATPGGTPAAPAASPAAPPDAAVAELTLEAALRELDAQSLTLAQARSRADEAGALVRQSAAALLPTLTAQGTYLRNSEGVTLALPGGPERVIQPDESLSVTATARVPLLVPTAWFDLAAARDAARAEDLGAEATRRTLRTGLAQSAHGAASAEEVVAASERAVESAAELVRSAERRVAAGTAAPLDVLKSRTEQVRRESDLVSARAGLERARLALGILLGRRDPVRVVVPDGTTAPAPELDVPAEALAGEALEHRPEIAAQDARVAAAESGVRSAWARLAPQLSASGSAFAADTPYVSGEKDGWRVTLDLTWQLYDGGFRYGKRRQAEAQAAGARAGAEAQRLAVRQEVEDGRRDLRVARERLRLADTQSRLAGETAASARRSFEAGIASSLDVIDANDRQYLAEIGLADARARLAQARLALGRALGRDL
- a CDS encoding ABC transporter ATP-binding protein, whose protein sequence is MTPAASAAAPAIEARELTRRFGAFLAVDRVSFEVERGEIFGYLGANGAGKSTTIRMLTGLLAPTSGTGRVAGHDLATDPEAVKASIGYMSQKFSLYLDLPVRENLIFFGGAYGLWGKALERRADEVLALADLRDAGDVITGDLPGGVRQRLALASAILQRPQVVFLDEPTAGVDPVARRTFWRVIRDLAREGTTVFVTTHYLDEAEYCRRIGLMVDGKLVALDTPAGLKARWVPERLLVARGRDLARAVERARGLPGVRNVMRFGAALHLRVEPGALSEQDAAAALRAGGASDVVVERAEPSLEDVFLAVVGAGGRGEEGSP
- a CDS encoding sensor histidine kinase, producing MRAAATLARRRVGSGPPLPERIQREEFSRLFGRLLTFRLWVLLPVLLLVGWVVWIDPSPWRRAVLLAALVAVSIFFVRELLAFRAGGAGQRSVNRNVLLATFGQVVVSFATGGIDSPFLPAALVLAVIPAMLVEGPVRWLIPAMQISGVLTLAALGASGAIPDLNLAAFGGGARVGAGTAYLWADAALLCLMLAGVHALGNGLRHAYQAVLRRQLAAQEDALRAHQERAAELVELSGEIAHELKNPLASVKALAGLLRQQLPDGKGAERLEVLRHEVDRMQSVLEDFLNFSRPLVPLSVDACDLAALCQEVAALHEGVASERGLELSVEGDGASVRGDRRKLKQVLINLVQNAVEASAPGGEVVLEVAPAADGGARVRVLDRGAGVDPALGDAVFHPGVTSKAKGSGLGLTVARAIARQHGGDLALAPRPDGGTAAELVLPARPAAPGP
- a CDS encoding HlyD family secretion protein — its product is MRRVVAVLVVLTLVLASLIGYRLWSQARALSAPAGGSGEIEGTVVELSSRVGARILELKVREGQRVKAGDLLVRLDCADPAAALAEAEARLAAARAQAAAAMAQVKASERARVAAGATQEAAKAQAAALAAQAEAAERQARRLTNLPEDVAASSIDLTQASAAQLSQQTLAARAQATASAEQARAAAVNTTATASQAQAALAQVRAAEASVERARILAGECELRAPRDAEVQTLPHEAGELVPPGAVLARLVDLSEVTATFYLPNAEIGAVRPGQKAEVAADAWPGERFQATVRTVSLEAEFTPRNIQTRTDRDRLVYPVEVVVVNRDAKLRAGMPVQVTLPGTGR